A region of the Vallitalea longa genome:
CTATTTTGATGTATGCTAACTAATATATCTCCTCCACTTGAATTAATTATTTCTTTTCTTTTATTCATATCTTCTCTTTTTTTATTGCTACTCGATTCATTATATAACCCATTATCATCTTCACGCGTCATAATAACATGTGCACCACTATATTCTAAGTAATCTTTCAGTTTTATAGCAATAGATAGGTTAATATCTTTTTCCAATTCTCCATTAACACCAACTTTTCCAGGATCGAAACCTCCATGCCCTGCATCCACCACAATAATATTTTTATCCTCAACACTAGAAAATACATTAATTACTTTGTTGGCATACAATATAGTTGCTATTAAAAATATCAACACTATTAATGAAACTACCCACATCAATACGTGAGTTTTTTTAATGATTATTATCATATATCCACCAAGAGTTTTTTATAAATATATTAATTAAGACATACCATTTATGCATATATCCTATATTTTACCTTCATTTCTTTAGATAATCCACTAGGACATCCCATACTTTATCTTTCGCTAAACCAATTGTCCAACCAGAAACTCCTGCAATCTCATTATCTATCGCAAGCTTGACCTTCTCTTCAATTGAACGTTCATCTTCTAACCACATTTTATATACGATATTATCTTCTTTATAATCTCCATAATATTGTTTGACATCATCATTCCATACTAGCTCCACATCGTTGTCGTCCATTTTTTTTCTAGCTCTATCCATGCTATAAGCCTTTGAAGTCACATTTACTATACCATCTGTTTCTTCTTCTCTCCAGAGACGTGTATAATAAGGCAATCCTAAAATGACTTTTTCTTTCTGTACTTCCTTTAAGGTATCTAATAAACCATTCTCAACAAATCCTATAGACGCCACAGAACCACTTTCCTCCGATGTAGACCAATGTTCATCATATGCCATAATTATTACATAGTCAACCACTTTACCAATTTCCGTTCTATTATAATGGGCAGTCCAAGCAGATGGTACATATGTGTCTACAGAAACAACTAACCCTTGTTCTTTCAAGTAAGGAGTTATCTCTCTAATAAATTGCACAAAATATACTCCATCTTCTTTGGCTACATTCTCAAAATCTATGTTAATACCATCTAGATTATAGATTGAGGCCAATGCTAATATTTGTTTTATGACTTTTTCACGTTTTTCAGTACTGCTTAGCACATCATGCGTAATCTTCTTATTGAATTCGTTTTTAAAAAGTGCCCACACCTGATATCCTTGAGATTTTACATATTTTACATATTCATTACTACCAATGTTACTTATGTCCCCTTCAGAATTCTTTATAGAAAACCAAGTCGGAGATATAACATCTAATCCTTTTACACCTTCTAATCTATCTTTTATATAATTGTTAGCG
Encoded here:
- the cwlD gene encoding N-acetylmuramoyl-L-alanine amidase CwlD; amino-acid sequence: MIIIIKKTHVLMWVVSLIVLIFLIATILYANKVINVFSSVEDKNIIVVDAGHGGFDPGKVGVNGELEKDINLSIAIKLKDYLEYSGAHVIMTREDDNGLYNESSSNKKREDMNKRKEIINSSGGDILVSIHQNSFSQQKYKGAQVFYFNSSDEGKTLAQCIQQEIKTFVDNKNNRQVKDSDSYFILKQTNIPGVIVECGFLSNYQEAELLNTDVYQDKIAWAIYIGIIKFLDEN
- a CDS encoding glycosyl hydrolase family 18 protein; translation: MRKSVKVVMVLMLIALIGFFAYHYIIDMLPNFEQANIEEILPKYQKGRISVIVEDRNIETDYSPEFVDEVLYLPVNLINEYIDPYYYWDEKEVTLTYTTKNKVIRMKNDDLTYFVNNEPLQLDMPIKTFKTDMAYVPVDFIMQFSHIQSEYNKDLNILTIDYVDNKYQTSNVAKEKAYIRIDTSEKSKVVEKLSTNDQLRVYEQIPDGWVKVRSKSGLIGYMKRNDLGAIKDIYPNLEKLQEEPEYNNNKNVEGLINIAWDNIGHIDANNYIKDRLEGVKGLDVISPTWFSIKNSEGDISNIGSNEYVKYVKSQGYQVWALFKNEFNKKITHDVLSSTEKREKVIKQILALASIYNLDGINIDFENVAKEDGVYFVQFIREITPYLKEQGLVVSVDTYVPSAWTAHYNRTEIGKVVDYVIIMAYDEHWSTSEESGSVASIGFVENGLLDTLKEVQKEKVILGLPYYTRLWREEETDGIVNVTSKAYSMDRARKKMDDNDVELVWNDDVKQYYGDYKEDNIVYKMWLEDERSIEEKVKLAIDNEIAGVSGWTIGLAKDKVWDVLVDYLKK